A genomic segment from Diospyros lotus cultivar Yz01 chromosome 5, ASM1463336v1, whole genome shotgun sequence encodes:
- the LOC127801486 gene encoding amidase 1-like has translation MNLLYLNVNVNVVQLVPYWYEYFATLDSTFDVDGYVTGFGNPDWARTHSAATSTALAILAVLRGGATYVGKTVMDEMAYRSESAPLLTDNSSILIGWVSMEIINTMGHPKIHLHQIGNLEGLPVDLLFQLMVLFFTGTDTGGSVRVPAAFCGILGFRPSHGAVSTTGVIPMAQRWFARDAKTLCQVGRVLLELPDVDPVKPSAIIIPEDCFQLLSIPSDRVTMVLVKSVEKLFGGQIMNYTSLGDYVKDNVPSLKHFMNKGYEDRENIPSLAALSSARRLLQRYEFKNNHGEWVRTIKPDLGLVISERAFEALRTTDENIDVFHSVKTELREALSALLGELLYTERSSENALANRDTLPLITNSGQKADSCFVGGVYPWDGISDFGILAIPTVPGPPPKLQTEPTTLETFQARAFCLLSITGMSGFCQMWANLKTPLKAHQRLPPLSLTKHGQYNTFIQLSPPFVSSVL, from the exons ATGAATTTGCTATATCTGaatgtgaatgtgaatgttGTTCAACTTGTGCCATATTGGTATGAGTATTTTGCCACGCTCGACTCTAC ATTTGATGTGGATGGATATGTTACTGGGTTTGGAAATCCCGATTGGGCACGGACTCATTCGGCTGCCACATCAACGGCGCTAGCCATTTTAGCAGTCTTAAGGGGTGGTGCTACATATGTGGGTAAAACTGTCATGGATGAAATGGCATACAGGTCTGAATCAGCACCTCTTCTTACAGATAATAGTTCTATTCTCATTGGATGGG TATCAATGGAGATAATAAACACTATGGGACACCCAAAAATCCATCTGCACCAGATTGGTAACCTGGAGGGTCTTCCAGTGGATCTGCTGTTTCAGTTG ATGGTCCTATTTTTCACAGGTACTGACACTGGGGGAAGTGTAAGAGTTCCTGCAGCATTCTGTGGGATTTTGGGGTTTCGGCCTTCTCATGGTGCTGTTTCAACCACTGGGGTCATTCCCATGGCACAGA GATGGTTTGCTAGGGATGCCAAGACATTGTGCCAAGTTGGACGAGTATTACTAGAGTTGCCCGATGTTGATCCTGTGAAACCTAGTGCTATCATAATTCCAGAAGATTGTTTCCAGCTTCTGAGCATCCCAAGTGATCGAGTAACTATGGTTCTTGTTAAGTCAGTAGAGAAGTTATTCGGAG GTCAAATCATGAATTACACAAGCCTTGGGGATTATGTTAAGGACAATGTCCCAAGCCTGAAGCATTTTATGAACAAAGGATATGAAGACAGAGAAAATATTCCATCCCTGGCAGCCCTTTCAAGTGCCAGGAGGCTGCTTCAAAG GTACGAATTTAAGAATAATCATGGTGAGTGGGTCAGAACAATTAAACCTGATTTGGGTCTGGTTATATCTGAACGGGCGTTCGAAGCCTTGAGGACAACAGATGAAAATATTGATGTCTTCCACTCTGTGAAGACTGAACTACGTGAAGCACTGTCTGCTCTCTTGggg GAGCTCTTATACACGGAAAGGTCTTCTGAAAATGCACTGGCAAATAGAGATACTCTACCACTAATCACCAATTCTGGTCAAAAAGCTGATTCTTGTTTTGTGGGTGGAGTTTATCCATGGGATGGTATTTCA GATTTTGGTATCCTAGCAATACCAACAGTTCCCGGGCCTCCACCAAAGTTACAGACAGAGCCAACAACACTGGAGACATTTCAAGCCAGGGCTTTTTGCCTGTTGTCTATTACTGGAATGTCTGGCTTCTGtcag ATGTGGGCAAATTTAAAAACTCCATTAAAAGCACACCAACGATTGCCACCTCTATCCCTCACCAAGCACGGACAATACAACACCTTTATTCAACTTTCACCCCCATTTGTCTCTTCTGTTCTTTGA